The proteins below come from a single Salinilacihabitans rarus genomic window:
- a CDS encoding sulfite exporter TauE/SafE family protein, translating to MSVAAAVLSTCSDPGLDPTRAEPVATSVFLLIGLLGGAHCLGMCGPLVTTYADRLRAAEDPRRDLLTVRAVRQHALFNLGRAASYALLGGLFGLAGSLAFVTPRSVSAVVSDVHLVAGVLVGALIVAMGLNYLLGRGALGGGLAAPLLGPALGRLQRRLLARVDAWVGGPRIVGLGAAHGLFPCPITYPAYLYAFVLGSPLAGATSLAALGLGTIPALFLYATAFQSVSVETRARLHRLLGAAFVVLGYVPLQHGLAVVGVDLPPLPLPHYQPL from the coding sequence ATGAGCGTCGCGGCGGCCGTTCTCTCGACGTGCTCCGATCCGGGACTCGATCCGACGCGCGCCGAACCGGTCGCCACGTCGGTGTTTCTCCTGATCGGCCTCCTCGGCGGGGCGCACTGTCTGGGGATGTGCGGTCCCCTCGTGACGACGTACGCCGACCGCCTGCGGGCGGCCGAGGACCCGAGACGGGACCTCCTGACGGTGCGGGCGGTCCGCCAGCACGCGCTGTTCAACCTCGGGCGGGCCGCCAGCTACGCGTTGCTCGGCGGGCTGTTCGGCCTCGCCGGGTCGCTCGCGTTCGTCACGCCGCGGTCGGTCAGCGCCGTCGTCTCGGACGTCCACCTCGTCGCGGGGGTCCTCGTCGGCGCGCTCATCGTCGCGATGGGGCTCAACTACCTGCTCGGGCGCGGCGCGCTCGGCGGCGGCCTCGCGGCGCCGCTGCTCGGGCCGGCGCTCGGACGGCTCCAGCGACGGCTGCTCGCCCGGGTCGACGCGTGGGTCGGCGGCCCGCGGATCGTCGGCCTCGGCGCGGCCCACGGGCTGTTTCCGTGCCCGATCACGTATCCCGCGTACCTCTACGCGTTCGTGCTCGGGTCGCCCCTCGCCGGCGCCACCTCGCTGGCCGCCCTCGGCCTCGGGACGATTCCCGCGCTCTTCCTGTACGCGACGGCGTTCCAGTCGGTGAGCGTCGAGACGCGCGCCCGCCTCCACCGGCTCCTCGGGGCCGCGTTCGTCGTCCTCGGCTACGTCCCGCTCCAGCACGGCCTCGCGGTCGTCGGCGTCGACCTCCCGCCGCTGCCGCTCCCACACTACCAGCCGCTGTGA
- a CDS encoding NmrA/HSCARG family protein produces the protein MAPDEVLVIGSTGTQGGAVARHLLDRGVDVDALTRDTDGPAARDLAERGAEVVEGNIAEKNTIEPLIADADGVFLMTNFWEHGYDDEVDQGTNVVDLADEVGVDHLVFSSVGGAERDTGIPHFDSKFEIEGLIDERGLPATVVRPVFFAQNFAGFRESIEDGTLAMGLEPGTPLQVLDVEDLGAFVAEVFADPDRYVGEAFELASDELTLRAMAVRFADALGSEVRAHHLSIDDVREHQGEEYAVMFEWFNEAGYESPIDELQADHDVAFNRFEEYLEREW, from the coding sequence ATGGCACCGGACGAGGTTCTCGTGATCGGATCGACCGGCACCCAGGGCGGGGCGGTCGCCCGCCACCTGCTCGACCGCGGGGTCGACGTGGACGCGCTCACGCGCGACACGGACGGTCCTGCCGCCCGCGACCTCGCCGAGCGCGGCGCCGAGGTCGTCGAGGGGAACATCGCCGAGAAAAATACGATCGAGCCGCTGATCGCGGACGCCGACGGCGTCTTCCTGATGACGAACTTCTGGGAACACGGCTACGACGACGAGGTCGATCAGGGGACGAACGTGGTCGACCTCGCCGACGAGGTCGGCGTCGACCACCTCGTCTTCTCGTCGGTCGGCGGCGCCGAGCGCGACACCGGCATCCCCCACTTCGACTCGAAGTTCGAGATCGAGGGGCTGATCGACGAGCGCGGCCTCCCCGCGACGGTCGTCCGGCCGGTCTTCTTCGCGCAGAACTTCGCGGGCTTTCGCGAGTCGATCGAGGACGGCACGCTGGCGATGGGGCTCGAACCGGGGACGCCGCTGCAGGTGCTCGACGTCGAGGACCTCGGGGCGTTCGTCGCCGAAGTCTTCGCCGACCCCGACCGGTACGTCGGCGAGGCGTTCGAACTCGCGAGCGACGAACTCACGCTGCGCGCGATGGCGGTGCGCTTTGCCGACGCGCTCGGGAGCGAGGTCCGCGCTCACCACCTGTCGATCGACGACGTTCGAGAGCACCAGGGCGAGGAGTACGCGGTGATGTTCGAGTGGTTCAACGAGGCCGGCTACGAGTCGCCGATCGACGAGTTGCAGGCCGACCACGACGTCGCGTTCAACCGGTTCGAGGAGTACCTCGAACGGGAGTGGTAG
- a CDS encoding rubrerythrin family protein — translation MTDPDAESFVETVREENRTALSRLGSSKSLYAATGGEIDAGPVLRATADAEHAARETFEAWADDETHDGAREAFAATATEERGHYETVAERVDDHDPAAADLPALHGYLRDLDDTVERLGALVGRTLASERSKDQVIGYFVGDADPETAGLFREFEADLDDQRERATDLLDAVCEDEGDWERAREAATGAIEAAYGEYVETLEGMGANPKPVC, via the coding sequence ATGACCGATCCCGACGCCGAGAGTTTCGTCGAGACCGTCCGCGAGGAGAACCGCACCGCCCTGTCGCGACTGGGGTCGTCCAAGTCGCTGTACGCCGCCACCGGGGGCGAGATCGACGCCGGACCCGTCCTCCGGGCGACCGCCGACGCCGAGCACGCCGCCCGGGAGACCTTCGAGGCGTGGGCCGACGACGAGACCCACGACGGCGCCCGCGAGGCGTTCGCGGCGACCGCCACGGAGGAGCGCGGCCACTACGAGACCGTCGCCGAGCGCGTCGACGACCACGACCCGGCGGCGGCCGACCTCCCGGCGCTGCACGGGTACCTCCGGGACCTCGACGACACCGTCGAGCGCCTCGGCGCGCTCGTCGGGCGGACCCTCGCCAGCGAGCGCTCGAAAGATCAGGTGATCGGCTACTTCGTCGGCGACGCCGACCCGGAGACTGCGGGGCTCTTCCGGGAGTTCGAGGCCGACCTCGACGACCAGCGCGAGCGCGCGACCGACCTGCTCGACGCGGTCTGCGAGGACGAGGGGGACTGGGAGCGCGCCCGGGAGGCTGCTACGGGTGCGATCGAGGCCGCCTACGGCGAGTACGTCGAGACGCTCGAAGGGATGGGCGCGAACCCGAAGCCGGTCTGTTAG
- a CDS encoding sulfurtransferase: protein MEDDDYANDVLVSADWVEARLDEFRSDDADLRLIEVDVDTEAYEAEHAPGAVGFNWETQLQDQTRRDVLDKEAFEDLLGSHGIDDDSTVVLYGDNSNWFAAYAYWQFTYYGHDDVRLLDGGREYWVENGYPTTDEVPAYPEVEYEAGGPRESVRAYREDVENAIERGVPLVDVRSPEEYRGDILAPPGLQETAQRGGHIPGAKNISWAAVTDDDGTFKSRAELEELYAAEGIDGDETTVAYCRIGERSSVAWFALHELLGYEDAVNYDGSWTEWGNLVNAPVEKGEAESDAS, encoded by the coding sequence ATGGAAGACGACGATTACGCGAACGACGTGCTCGTCTCGGCCGACTGGGTCGAGGCGCGACTCGACGAGTTCCGGAGCGACGACGCCGACCTTCGGCTGATCGAGGTCGACGTCGACACCGAGGCCTACGAGGCGGAACACGCCCCCGGCGCGGTCGGGTTCAACTGGGAGACCCAGCTACAGGACCAGACCCGCCGCGACGTCCTCGACAAGGAGGCCTTCGAGGACCTGCTGGGCAGCCACGGGATCGACGACGACTCGACGGTCGTCCTCTACGGCGACAACTCGAACTGGTTTGCCGCCTACGCCTACTGGCAGTTCACGTACTACGGCCACGACGACGTCCGCCTGCTCGACGGCGGCCGCGAGTACTGGGTGGAGAACGGCTACCCGACCACCGACGAAGTGCCGGCGTACCCCGAAGTCGAGTACGAGGCCGGCGGCCCGCGCGAGAGCGTCCGCGCCTACCGCGAGGACGTCGAGAACGCCATCGAACGCGGCGTCCCGCTGGTCGACGTCCGCTCGCCCGAGGAGTACCGCGGCGATATCCTCGCCCCGCCGGGCCTGCAGGAGACCGCCCAGCGCGGTGGCCACATCCCCGGCGCGAAGAACATCTCGTGGGCCGCCGTCACCGACGACGACGGCACCTTCAAGAGCCGCGCGGAACTCGAGGAACTCTACGCCGCCGAGGGCATCGACGGCGACGAGACGACCGTCGCCTACTGCCGTATCGGCGAGCGCTCCTCGGTCGCGTGGTTCGCCCTGCACGAACTGCTCGGCTACGAGGACGCCGTCAACTACGACGGGTCCTGGACCGAGTGGGGGAACCTCGTCAACGCGCCGGTGGAGAAAGGCGAGGCGGAGAGCGACGCCTCGTAG
- a CDS encoding sulfurtransferase, whose translation MDDSVVVSFEWLADRLDDPEVRVVDVRDGWEFEGIGHLPGAANVPFDRFRDDGDADRGTLPGADAFAALLSEAGIERGDTLVAYDDTFGVFAARFLVTAHEYGHPDVRLLAGDYSAWSRERETTTNAPAFESTTYEPDPLASAESPLVDRAAVEDAIEEGALPVDTRDPREFAQAHLPGAVRFDWREVVDEERRRLRPREEVRDLLADSGIAPDRRIVLYCNTARRISHTFVVLRWLGFEDVGFYEGSLAEWLAADGAVETGGE comes from the coding sequence ATGGACGACTCCGTCGTCGTTTCGTTCGAGTGGCTCGCCGACCGCCTCGACGACCCGGAGGTGCGCGTCGTCGACGTACGCGACGGCTGGGAGTTCGAGGGGATCGGTCACCTGCCCGGCGCGGCGAACGTCCCGTTCGACCGGTTCCGGGACGACGGCGACGCCGACCGGGGGACGCTCCCCGGCGCGGACGCCTTCGCGGCCCTGCTCTCGGAGGCGGGGATCGAGCGCGGGGACACGCTCGTCGCCTACGATGACACCTTCGGCGTCTTCGCCGCGCGCTTTCTCGTCACCGCCCACGAGTACGGCCACCCCGACGTGCGACTGCTGGCGGGCGACTACAGCGCGTGGAGCCGCGAACGCGAGACGACCACGAACGCCCCCGCGTTCGAGTCGACGACGTACGAACCCGACCCGCTCGCGTCCGCGGAGAGCCCGCTGGTCGACCGCGCGGCGGTCGAGGACGCGATCGAGGAGGGCGCGTTGCCGGTCGACACTCGCGACCCCCGCGAGTTCGCGCAGGCCCATCTCCCCGGCGCGGTCCGCTTCGACTGGCGCGAGGTCGTCGACGAGGAGCGCCGCCGGCTGCGACCCCGCGAGGAGGTCCGCGACCTGCTCGCCGACAGCGGCATCGCGCCCGACCGCCGGATCGTCCTCTACTGCAACACGGCCCGGCGGATCAGCCACACCTTCGTCGTCCTGCGGTGGCTCGGCTTCGAGGACGTCGGCTTCTACGAGGGGAGCCTCGCCGAGTGGCTCGCGGCGGACGGCGCCGTCGAGACCGGCGGCGAGTAG